The genomic stretch CGCTATCTTTTTCGCAAAAATATCAAATGGTAGAACAAGTAACGAAATCCATGTCCGAATCAAATGCAACTAAGGCGAAAGTAGAAGTCAGAAATCTAAATTTTTATTACGGTGCCACTCGCGTGCTAAAGAACATCAACTTGATGTTAAGCGAAAAACGGGTAACGGCGCTAATTGGGCCTTCAGGGTGTGGCAAAACAACCTTGTTGCGTTGTTTTAATCGGATGCACGACCTTTACCCCGGTAATCGCTACGAAGGGGACATTATTTTAGAACCCGATAGCATTAATATCCTGAGTCGTCGGGTCGATCCGATCGAAGTTCGGATGCGAGTTAGTATGGTATTTCAGAAACCGAATCCCTTTCCCAAGTCAATTTATGAAAATGTGGCTTATGGTTTGCGGGTGCGGAACGAATCAAAGCGTAGCATCATTGATGAAAAGGTAGAACAAGCTTTACGAGGTGCTGCTTTGTGGGATGAAGTGAAAGATCGTTTGAACGATCGCGCTTACAATCTTTCCGGGGGTCAACAGCAGCGGTTGTGCATTGCGAGGGCGTTAGCGACCGACCCGGAACTGATTCTGTTTGATGAACCTACATCGGCGATCGATCCGATCGCAACTATGACTATTGAAGAATTGATCGAGCAATTGAAACAGCAGATCGCAATTCTGATTGTGACTCACAGTATGCAG from Aerosakkonema funiforme FACHB-1375 encodes the following:
- the pstB gene encoding phosphate ABC transporter ATP-binding protein PstB; translation: MSESNATKAKVEVRNLNFYYGATRVLKNINLMLSEKRVTALIGPSGCGKTTLLRCFNRMHDLYPGNRYEGDIILEPDSINILSRRVDPIEVRMRVSMVFQKPNPFPKSIYENVAYGLRVRNESKRSIIDEKVEQALRGAALWDEVKDRLNDRAYNLSGGQQQRLCIARALATDPELILFDEPTSAIDPIATMTIEELIEQLKQQIAILIVTHSMQQAARVSDFTAFMYLGEIIEFNDTKTIFTNPSHKQTEDYVRGKFG